In the Apteryx mantelli isolate bAptMan1 chromosome 13, bAptMan1.hap1, whole genome shotgun sequence genome, one interval contains:
- the TNMD gene encoding tenomodulin has translation MAGPAPHSPDGCRFLDAEASKPRKRTCTRYKICGLLFCVLVIFLILIFFGVKFLWNPTPKKLYGLERTFLSGGEKHKVVMEIDPLARTETFRTGNGSEEILEIHDFKNGITGIFFVGLQKCFIKTQTKVIPETTETKIPELEGEEITSTYFEQSMVWVPGEKPIQNKEFLKSSKIFDICRNVTIYWIHPTLIAAPELADLGEGEDDTELLTNNQSWLDGENEHEVEKDAQPGPKRRARQLTEEDLPVNDYTENGLEFHPLWDERGYCCAQCRRANRYCRRVCEPLLGYYPYPYCYQGGRVICRIIMPCNWWIARMLGRV, from the exons ATGGCAGGGCCGGCTCCGCACAGCCCCGACGGCTGCCGCTTTCTGGAC GCAGAAGCATCTAAACCCCGAAAGAGGACCTGCACAAGATACAAGATCTGTGGACTGCTCTTTTGTGTGCTGGTGATTTTTCTTATTCTGATATTTTTTGGTGTAAAGTTTCTCTGGAACCCAACGCCCAAGAAA CTCTACGGCCTGGAGCGCACGTTCCTCAGCGGCGGCGAGAAGCACAAGGTGGTGATGGAGATCGACCCGCTGGCCAGAACGGAGACCTTCCGGACGGGCAACGGCAGCGAGGAGATCCTGGAGATCCACGACTTCAAAAAC GGAATAACGGGCATCTTCTTCGTGGGACTTCAAAAATGCTTCATCAAAACTCAGACTAAAGTCATACCTGAGACTACGGAGACCAAGATCCCCGAACTTGAG GGAGAAGAAATTACGAGCACCTACTTTGAGCAGTCCATGGTCTGGGTCCCTGGAGAAAAGCCCATTCAGAACAAGGAGTTTCTGAAGAGCTCCAAAATCTTTGACATCTGTAGGAATGTGACCATCTACTGGATCCACCCAACGCTGATAGCAG CTCCTGAGCTCGCCGACCTCGGAGAGGGAGAAGATGACACTGAGCTGCTTACGAACAACCAAAGCTGGCTGGACGGGGAGAACGAACACGAGGTGGAGAAGGATGCGCAACCGGGGCCCAAGCGCCGGGCACGGCAGCTCACCGAGGAGGATCTGCCCGTCAACGACTAC ACGGAGAACGGCCTGGAGTTTCACCCCTTGTGGGACGAGCGAGGCTACTGCTGCGCCCAGTGCCGGCGCGCCAACCGCTACTGCCGGCGGGTGTGCGAGCCCCTCCTGGGCTACTACCCCTACCCTTACTGCTACCAGGGCGGGAGGGTGATCTGCCGGATCATCATGCCGTGCAACTGGTGGATAGCGCGAATGCTGGGCCGGGTCTAG